Part of the Pseudobdellovibrionaceae bacterium genome is shown below.
TGGTTCCAAAGGCCGCATAAATACGTTATCGCCCTTTGACCAAATAAACGTACTTAAGTCGTCATTTCGTGTAATACCCAGCAGCTCCTTAAGGCTTCCGTGAGTCGTCGAGTCTTTTTTGACAATCATCATAAGTGTATTTACGACATCTTCTGCCGAAATTCTCAACCCATCGACTGTGTGCAAATGGTTTCGAATACTTAGAGTAATAACCCCACCGTCAACAAACACGCTTGATGCCAGACTTGGCTGAACGTTTCCTTCTGCGTCGAATTCGATAAGGCGACTATATAGATTTCTAGCCAAGTTCGCTTCGGCATTTGTTTGTATATTCTGGGGATCAAATGCGGTTATTGATGTAAAATATGGATACGCAACCCTTAGATTTTCGATCATTATTGGTCGGCCTTTCCGTGCGATTTTGTTATCACCACCACCAAAAGGCCAAAGATTATTGCGTCGATCACTAGGCGGCCCGACCAGGCTATGGCGGCGCCTTCTACGCCAAAGGCGTTTACTAGGGGGTAGAACATGGCGACGAATAAAATTAGTTCTAATATGGGGATCAGTACGGTCCATTTTATGTGTTTTGATGATTGGATAAATGTGAACGAGACCCAGTTGAAACAATTAAAAACTATTCCTACCAATAGGATCTTCATTATTAAAACACTTTGACCCTCGAACTCTTTTCCGAGCCAGAGTCTAAAAATTTCTTCTCCCCACACAAACAGTATAGCTACCAGTGGCAACAGAGCCATTGCTATCCACAGTAGTCCAGATAGAAAATGCCTTTTGACCTTGGGGGACCACTCGCCCCCATACGACGAGAACACAGGAAACAGTATTCTTGTCACCGCCATGGGAATGATCCAAAATCGGGTGACCACTTCAAATGGTGCCGTATAAAATGCCATTTGATCCATTGGCACAAAAGAAGCCACCAAAAAACGATCTAAAAAAACCAATAGGGGATTAATAACAGTAATCAAAGAAAACCAAATTCCGGCTGAGTAGAGTGTTTTTATCGCCTTTGAGTCTACTGTTACGGCAAACCAATTCTTTTTTAGGTAGTGGCGCACCTTAATGAAACCATAAACAACGAGGCTCCACCTTAAAACCAACAAAACCAAAATGGCTATGTCCAAACGTTTTGACACGATCAATGCCACAAAAGGTGCTAAATAATTGGCGCTGCTGACCCAAAACTGCATGGTGTTGGCCACATTGAACCCGCGCATACCCTCTACGATACTTTTGTAATAAGAAAATAGTAAAAGCGCTGGCACTGTTAACGCTATACCTATGACACATTGACTGGCTTCATCAAAAAGACTGGGGCTGATGGTCAAATATTTTTCGAGCATTAAACCTTTAAGACCCAAAACTGTAAATGCACCTACAGCACTTAGTGCAACCACAAATATCAACCCAGCCTTTAAAA
Proteins encoded:
- a CDS encoding oligosaccharide flippase family protein; protein product: MSKSVNKSIFYSLAAHGAPAVLALAIIPILVRQYGIERFGLLTLFWVFISYLNFLDLGIARTLTKTLATEDQHISSPALAVLKAGLIFVVALSAVGAFTVLGLKGLMLEKYLTISPSLFDEASQCVIGIALTVPALLLFSYYKSIVEGMRGFNVANTMQFWVSSANYLAPFVALIVSKRLDIAILVLLVLRWSLVVYGFIKVRHYLKKNWFAVTVDSKAIKTLYSAGIWFSLITVINPLLVFLDRFLVASFVPMDQMAFYTAPFEVVTRFWIIPMAVTRILFPVFSSYGGEWSPKVKRHFLSGLLWIAMALLPLVAILFVWGEEIFRLWLGKEFEGQSVLIMKILLVGIVFNCFNWVSFTFIQSSKHIKWTVLIPILELILFVAMFYPLVNAFGVEGAAIAWSGRLVIDAIIFGLLVVVITKSHGKADQ